Proteins found in one Massilia sp. H6 genomic segment:
- the fliO gene encoding flagellar biosynthetic protein FliO, translating to MSSRKVAHRNLGSRVALLMLPLAACAAPPVADQAPMAQQQVSTPALPSAEPPAQAIPDTPAAAAVTQAVPRGGATTAGRPVTPARPAPSNPVSTPLQAPGAASGTALEPPPAAQAPAAAPAATSPAQAERPPQVVMPGSATPGAGSLLQTILALVLVLALLLGLAWVMKRFGPRGMGTSANLRLVGALNIGGRERIMVVEVGNQWIVVGASPGRVNALATMPRQEGAPGQDAQLAAQGSTAAPSAASFGEWLKNTIDKRNAK from the coding sequence ATGAGCTCGCGCAAGGTCGCACATCGCAATCTAGGTTCACGTGTGGCGCTGCTGATGCTGCCCTTGGCAGCCTGCGCCGCGCCGCCCGTGGCCGACCAGGCGCCGATGGCACAGCAACAGGTGTCCACGCCTGCGCTGCCAAGCGCCGAGCCGCCGGCCCAGGCCATCCCGGACACGCCTGCGGCCGCCGCAGTTACCCAGGCCGTGCCGCGCGGCGGCGCCACCACGGCGGGGCGCCCGGTCACGCCCGCGCGCCCTGCCCCGTCAAACCCGGTCTCAACGCCGCTGCAGGCGCCCGGCGCCGCCTCGGGCACCGCGCTCGAGCCGCCCCCTGCGGCCCAGGCGCCTGCCGCGGCGCCTGCCGCCACCTCCCCGGCCCAGGCCGAGCGTCCGCCGCAAGTGGTCATGCCGGGCTCGGCCACACCGGGCGCGGGCAGCCTGCTGCAGACCATCCTGGCGCTGGTGCTGGTGCTTGCGCTGCTGCTCGGCCTGGCCTGGGTCATGAAGCGCTTCGGCCCGCGCGGCATGGGCACCAGCGCGAATCTGCGGCTGGTGGGCGCGCTCAATATTGGCGGGCGTGAACGGATCATGGTGGTCGAAGTGGGCAACCAGTGGATCGTGGTGGGCGCCTCGCCCGGCCGCGTGAACGCGCTGGCCACCATGCCGCGCCAGGAAGGCGCGCCCGGACAGGACGCGCAGCTGGCCGCGCAGGGTTCGACCGCGGCGCCATCTGCCGCCAGCTTCGGCGAGTGGCTTAAGAACACGATCGACAAACGTAATGCGAAATAA
- the fliP gene encoding flagellar type III secretion system pore protein FliP (The bacterial flagellar biogenesis protein FliP forms a type III secretion system (T3SS)-type pore required for flagellar assembly.), with the protein MRNKQLLLWLGLAALALLPLAAFAQSGIPAFTSRPAPGGGTTFTLPVQTLILMTALTFLPAALLMMTAFTRIIIVLSLLRQALGTQTAPPNQVMVGLALFLTLFVMGPTFDRIYTEAYLPLQENRMEMGEALDRGVVPLKEFMIKQTRQSDLALFVKISRSPALQGPEDIPLRVLIPAFVTSELKTAFQIGFAIFIPFLIIDMVVASVLMAMGMMMMSPAVISLPFKLMLFVLVDGWQLLLGSLSQSFY; encoded by the coding sequence ATGCGAAATAAACAACTCCTGCTGTGGCTGGGATTGGCCGCCCTGGCCCTGCTGCCGCTGGCCGCCTTCGCTCAGTCCGGCATCCCGGCCTTTACCTCGCGCCCGGCCCCGGGCGGCGGCACCACCTTCACGCTGCCGGTCCAGACGCTGATCCTGATGACGGCGCTGACCTTCCTGCCGGCGGCGCTGCTGATGATGACCGCGTTTACCCGCATCATCATCGTGCTGTCGCTGCTGCGCCAGGCACTCGGCACGCAAACCGCGCCGCCGAACCAGGTAATGGTGGGGCTGGCGCTGTTTCTGACCTTGTTCGTGATGGGCCCGACGTTCGACCGTATCTACACCGAGGCTTACCTGCCACTGCAGGAAAACCGGATGGAGATGGGCGAGGCGCTCGACCGCGGCGTGGTGCCGCTCAAGGAATTCATGATCAAGCAGACCCGCCAGTCCGACCTGGCCCTGTTCGTCAAGATCTCGCGCTCGCCCGCCCTGCAGGGCCCGGAAGACATCCCGCTGCGCGTGTTGATCCCGGCCTTCGTCACCAGCGAACTCAAGACCGCGTTCCAGATCGGCTTCGCGATCTTCATCCCCTTTTTGATCATCGACATGGTGGTGGCCTCGGTACTGATGGCGATGGGTATGATGATGATGTCGCCGGCGGTGATCTCGCTGCCGTTCAAGCTGATGCTGTTCGTGCTGGTCGACGGCTGGCAATTGCTGCTGGGCTCGCTGTCCCAGAGTTTCTACTAG
- the fliQ gene encoding flagellar biosynthesis protein FliQ, with protein MTPETVMTMGRNAMEVTLMVSAPLLLVALIIGLIVSIFQAATQINEATLSFIPKLVGIFVALVVAGPWMLSVMLDYMRQVFTGIPGMVG; from the coding sequence ATGACGCCCGAAACAGTCATGACGATGGGCCGCAACGCCATGGAAGTGACGCTGATGGTGTCCGCTCCGTTGCTGCTGGTGGCACTGATCATCGGCCTGATCGTCAGTATCTTCCAGGCCGCCACCCAGATCAACGAAGCGACGCTGTCTTTCATCCCCAAGCTGGTCGGCATCTTTGTCGCGCTGGTGGTGGCCGGCCCCTGGATGCTGTCGGTCATGCTCGACTACATGCGCCAGGTATTCACCGGCATTCCCGGCATGGTCGGCTAA
- the fliR gene encoding flagellar biosynthetic protein FliR has product MLSLTTGEMNAWIAGFLWPLTRILGLVAAAPLFGNAGVPMSIKAALGVLLAAVIAPTIADVPAVDPGSWAGILILVKELLIGAAMGFAMRIVFAAIEYAGEVASMTMGLGFATFFDPNSRGRSAAVAQFLALVATMAFLAVNAHLVLLAALAESFVTMPISTTPFSGNAPLEIARWGGLIFSSGLQLSLPIIAALLVTNVALGILTRAAPQLNIFGIGFPVTLGVGFLTLSLLMPYLGTPIVNLFNQGIEAGRAVPRAAAPQPGPGPVAPVAASTVPG; this is encoded by the coding sequence ATGCTGAGCCTTACCACGGGCGAAATGAACGCCTGGATCGCTGGCTTTCTGTGGCCGCTCACGCGCATCCTCGGACTGGTGGCCGCGGCGCCGCTGTTTGGCAATGCCGGCGTGCCGATGTCGATCAAGGCCGCGCTCGGCGTACTGCTGGCCGCCGTCATCGCGCCCACCATCGCCGACGTCCCTGCCGTGGACCCGGGCTCATGGGCCGGCATCCTGATTTTGGTAAAGGAACTGCTCATCGGTGCGGCGATGGGGTTTGCGATGCGCATCGTGTTCGCGGCCATCGAATACGCCGGCGAAGTAGCCAGCATGACCATGGGCCTGGGTTTCGCCACGTTCTTCGACCCGAATTCGCGCGGCCGCTCGGCGGCGGTCGCCCAGTTCCTGGCGCTGGTCGCGACCATGGCCTTCCTGGCCGTGAACGCCCACCTGGTCCTGCTGGCCGCGCTGGCCGAAAGTTTCGTGACCATGCCGATTTCAACCACGCCGTTCTCGGGTAACGCGCCCCTGGAAATAGCGCGCTGGGGCGGCCTGATTTTTTCCAGCGGCCTGCAGCTGTCGCTGCCCATCATCGCCGCGCTGCTGGTCACCAACGTCGCCCTTGGCATCCTGACACGCGCGGCGCCGCAGCTCAATATCTTCGGCATCGGCTTTCCGGTCACGCTGGGCGTGGGTTTCCTGACCCTGAGCCTGCTCATGCCCTATCTCGGCACGCCGATCGTCAACCTGTTCAACCAGGGTATCGAAGCCGGGCGCGCGGTGCCGCGCGCTGCGGCGCCGCAGCCGGGGCCGGGGCCGGTGGCACCGGTGGCCGCGAGCACGGTTCCGGGCTAA
- a CDS encoding SAM-dependent methyltransferase, with the protein MLIITIKQGKEKALLSGDPWIYISAIDKVEGKPSERNKPGATAIVQSSARQFLARAAYNAKSQIAARVWTLREDEPVDHAMIKRRVQAAVGRRAVALDIADPQALVLLVDGEKDGLPGLLVHSYGGAAGYLVCQFNAGGVDQWKVPVVQALLKATACANVYERCDPLVRKSEGLPVTPGALAGDEPPSKLMVRVENRLVPMDIRTGFTYPR; encoded by the coding sequence ATGCTCATCATCACCATCAAACAGGGCAAGGAAAAAGCCCTACTTTCAGGCGACCCATGGATCTATATCTCGGCCATCGACAAGGTCGAGGGTAAGCCCTCGGAACGCAACAAGCCGGGTGCCACGGCGATCGTGCAGTCGTCGGCGCGCCAATTCCTGGCGCGCGCCGCGTATAACGCCAAGTCGCAGATCGCCGCCCGCGTCTGGACCCTGCGCGAGGACGAACCGGTCGACCACGCCATGATCAAGCGGCGCGTACAGGCCGCTGTCGGGCGGCGCGCGGTGGCGCTCGACATCGCCGATCCGCAGGCGCTGGTGTTGCTGGTCGATGGAGAAAAGGATGGCTTGCCGGGCTTGCTGGTGCATAGCTATGGCGGCGCCGCGGGCTACCTGGTGTGCCAGTTCAATGCGGGCGGGGTCGACCAGTGGAAGGTGCCGGTCGTGCAGGCGCTGCTGAAAGCTACCGCTTGCGCCAACGTGTACGAGCGCTGCGACCCGTTGGTGCGCAAGAGCGAAGGCCTGCCGGTGACGCCGGGCGCGCTGGCGGGCGACGAGCCGCCGAGCAAGCTGATGGTGCGCGTAGAAAACCGGCTGGTGCCGATGGATATCCGCACCGGCTTTACCTATCCGCGCTAA
- the flgL gene encoding flagellar hook-associated protein FlgL has protein sequence MRISTLSIYSNATSQLNTLQNALARTQTQLSTQRRILTPADDPVASARALEVSQSKEMNAQFATNRASARSSLITVEGTLQNAGNLLQDIQELAVKAGNASMLPKDRELLATELDGRLADLLGVANSTDGAGGYLFSGYMATTQPFTPTPGGADYQGDQGQRQLQVAASRRMPMSASGSAIFENNRTGNGTFQTQAASTNTGAAVISSGSVVDRNLAEAGRDYKLSFEVSGTPAVTTYSVVDTSTGTEVAVPGMTTQPYQEGKAITFGGLSFDIKGVPANGDSFTVEPSQKQSVFKTVSDLVAALRAPSDGSGGKAALTNRLSTALDNLQQAHDNVLTVHASIGAHMKELDYLDGAGDDLDIQYTATLSDLQDLDMVKAISDFSQHQLTLQAAQMSFKTMSGMSLFNYL, from the coding sequence ATGCGCATCAGTACCCTTTCGATCTACAGCAACGCGACCAGCCAGCTCAATACGCTGCAGAACGCGCTGGCGCGGACCCAGACGCAGTTGTCGACCCAGCGCCGCATCCTGACCCCGGCCGACGATCCGGTGGCCTCGGCGCGCGCGCTCGAAGTGAGCCAGTCGAAGGAAATGAATGCCCAGTTCGCAACCAACCGCGCCAGCGCACGTTCGTCGCTGATCACCGTGGAAGGCACGCTGCAAAATGCCGGCAACCTGCTGCAGGACATCCAGGAACTGGCCGTCAAAGCCGGTAATGCCAGCATGCTGCCAAAAGACCGCGAGCTGCTCGCCACCGAGCTCGACGGACGCCTGGCCGACCTGCTGGGCGTGGCCAATTCGACCGACGGCGCCGGCGGCTACCTGTTCTCGGGCTATATGGCGACCACCCAGCCTTTCACGCCGACCCCTGGCGGCGCCGATTACCAGGGCGACCAGGGCCAGCGCCAGCTGCAGGTGGCGGCCTCGCGCCGCATGCCGATGTCGGCCTCGGGCAGCGCCATCTTCGAGAACAACCGGACCGGCAACGGCACCTTCCAGACCCAGGCGGCCAGCACCAATACCGGCGCGGCCGTGATTTCGTCCGGCTCGGTGGTCGACCGCAATCTGGCCGAGGCTGGCCGCGACTATAAACTGAGCTTCGAGGTCAGCGGCACACCGGCCGTGACCACCTACAGCGTGGTCGACACCAGCACCGGCACCGAGGTCGCGGTGCCGGGCATGACCACCCAGCCCTACCAGGAGGGCAAGGCGATTACCTTCGGCGGCCTGAGTTTCGATATCAAGGGTGTGCCGGCCAACGGCGACAGCTTCACCGTGGAACCGAGCCAGAAGCAGTCCGTGTTCAAGACCGTGAGCGACCTGGTCGCTGCGCTGCGCGCGCCCAGCGACGGCTCCGGCGGCAAGGCGGCGCTGACCAACCGTCTGAGCACCGCGCTCGACAACCTGCAGCAGGCGCACGACAACGTGCTGACCGTGCATGCCTCGATTGGCGCGCACATGAAAGAACTCGATTACCTCGACGGCGCCGGCGACGACCTCGATATCCAGTACACGGCGACGCTGTCGGATCTGCAAGACCTGGACATGGTCAAGGCCATCTCCGACTTCTCCCAGCACCAGTTGACGCTGCAGGCGGCGCAGATGTCGTTCAAGACGATGTCGGGAATGTCGCTGTTTAACTACCTGTAG
- the flgK gene encoding flagellar hook-associated protein FlgK yields MSGNLLSIGKTALFAAQAGLSTTGHNIANANVPGYNRQSVVQATGPALNTSGGFIGTGTEIVQIKRYSDEFLNSQVRSANASKSGLDSYYSQISQIDNMLADQTAGLSPSMQSFFNGVQDMAANRASVPSRQSMLSSADTLATRFQALDSRLGEIREGVNSTIESSITTINSYASQIADLNDKIGSFAAAKQSAPNDLMDKRDQLVMELNTQVKANVTPGDNNSLTISIGSGQPLVVGQRAFALAATKSATDLSRLEVGYVTGSKLAVLADSALSGGQLGGAMEFRRKTLDPAQSALGKVAIGLALEFNAQHKLGLDQNGKAGGDFFSVAPAFVGKNINNALSSTTAVEAVVSDPAALSDSDFKVEFDGSDYQVIRLSDNFKTPYTGAGAAQTIFGVDFKISGAAAKGDNFLVRPTIGGAANFNVLVKDVANIAAAAPIATSMPLSNTGTAKISEGKVDKNFLGSATSLPLTLTYDKATGLLGGFPAGTVQVTDSKGTTSVASNSVKFVDGATYTFGGISIGLSGKPGDQDQFKVSSNSGGLGDVRNIGLLGELQTKNIFNGNTATLQSSYAQLVSTVGNKTREVQVNGSAADALLTQAQGAAQDVSGVNLDEEAANLLKYQQAYQAAGKVMQIAGTLFDTLLSIGR; encoded by the coding sequence ATGTCCGGCAACCTCCTCAGTATTGGCAAGACAGCCCTGTTCGCAGCGCAGGCGGGGCTGTCCACGACCGGCCATAACATCGCGAACGCGAACGTGCCCGGGTATAACCGCCAGAGCGTGGTGCAGGCGACCGGCCCGGCCCTCAATACCAGCGGCGGCTTCATCGGCACCGGGACCGAGATCGTCCAGATCAAGCGCTACAGCGACGAATTCCTCAACAGCCAGGTACGCAGCGCCAATGCCAGCAAGAGCGGGCTGGACTCCTATTACAGCCAGATCAGCCAGATCGACAATATGCTGGCCGACCAGACCGCCGGCCTGTCGCCATCGATGCAGAGCTTTTTCAATGGCGTACAAGACATGGCTGCCAACCGCGCCTCGGTGCCGTCGCGCCAGTCGATGCTCTCCAGTGCCGACACCCTGGCCACCCGTTTCCAGGCCCTCGACAGCCGTCTGGGCGAAATCCGCGAGGGCGTCAACAGCACCATCGAGAGCAGCATTACGACAATCAATTCTTATGCCAGCCAGATCGCCGACCTGAACGACAAGATCGGCAGCTTCGCCGCGGCCAAGCAAAGCGCGCCGAACGACCTGATGGACAAGCGCGACCAGCTGGTGATGGAACTGAACACCCAGGTCAAGGCGAACGTGACGCCGGGCGACAACAACAGCCTGACGATCTCGATCGGCAGCGGCCAGCCACTGGTCGTGGGCCAGCGTGCCTTCGCGCTGGCGGCCACCAAGTCGGCGACCGATTTGTCGCGGCTGGAAGTGGGCTATGTGACCGGCTCCAAGCTTGCGGTACTGGCCGACAGTGCGCTGTCGGGCGGGCAGCTGGGCGGCGCCATGGAGTTTCGCCGCAAGACGCTCGACCCGGCGCAAAGTGCGCTGGGCAAGGTCGCAATCGGCCTGGCGCTCGAATTCAATGCGCAGCACAAGCTCGGCCTGGACCAGAACGGCAAGGCCGGCGGCGACTTCTTTAGCGTAGCCCCGGCCTTTGTCGGCAAGAACATCAACAACGCCCTGTCGAGCACGACCGCGGTCGAGGCCGTGGTCAGCGACCCGGCGGCGCTGTCCGACAGCGACTTCAAGGTCGAGTTCGATGGCAGCGATTACCAGGTGATCCGCCTGTCGGATAATTTCAAGACCCCCTACACCGGCGCGGGCGCGGCCCAGACCATCTTCGGCGTCGATTTCAAGATCAGCGGCGCGGCGGCCAAGGGCGACAATTTCCTGGTGCGGCCGACCATCGGCGGCGCAGCCAACTTCAATGTGCTGGTCAAGGACGTCGCGAACATCGCCGCCGCGGCGCCGATCGCCACTAGCATGCCATTGAGTAATACCGGCACGGCCAAGATCAGCGAAGGCAAGGTCGACAAGAACTTCCTCGGTAGCGCGACCAGCTTGCCGCTGACGCTGACCTATGACAAGGCCACCGGCCTGCTGGGCGGTTTTCCAGCCGGCACGGTTCAGGTGACCGACAGCAAAGGCACCACCTCGGTCGCCTCGAACAGCGTCAAGTTCGTCGATGGCGCCACCTATACTTTCGGCGGCATCAGCATCGGCTTGAGCGGCAAACCGGGCGACCAGGACCAGTTCAAGGTGAGCAGCAACAGTGGCGGCCTGGGCGACGTGCGCAACATCGGCCTGCTGGGCGAGCTGCAGACCAAGAATATTTTTAACGGCAATACGGCGACGCTGCAATCGTCGTATGCCCAACTGGTGAGCACGGTCGGCAACAAGACCCGCGAAGTGCAGGTCAACGGCAGTGCCGCCGATGCGCTGCTGACCCAGGCCCAGGGCGCGGCTCAGGATGTATCGGGCGTGAACCTGGACGAGGAAGCGGCCAATCTGCTCAAGTACCAGCAGGCCTACCAGGCCGCCGGCAAGGTCATGCAGATCGCCGGCACCCTGTTCGACACGCTGCTGTCGATCGGCCGCTAA
- the flgJ gene encoding flagellar assembly peptidoglycan hydrolase FlgJ: MIGSPSTDLTSKFALDTKGLGELKQSAKAGSPAALKEAATQFEAMFINMMMKSMRDATPQEGMLDNQQSKMFTGMLDQQMSQNLAKRGVGLADMLTRQLNSNQIGAQALAIGTDGAAYGAAAGQAAAAAAAIAPLQGMPPGKDAATILKTGITAPGVAPLPLTTASGRVQTPHVRAFQEKLHVHAAEAERATGVPAKFMLGQAALESGWGKRMIRNSDGSNSNNLFGIKAGPGWKGKVATAVTTEFVNGKPQTRVEKFRAYDTPADSFKDYANMLVKNPRYEKVLASGGDAAAFAQGLQRAGYATDPNYAAKLTSVIKHSLA; this comes from the coding sequence ATGATCGGCTCCCCCTCTACCGACCTGACCAGCAAGTTCGCCCTCGACACCAAGGGCTTGGGCGAACTCAAGCAATCGGCCAAGGCCGGCTCGCCTGCCGCGCTGAAAGAAGCCGCCACCCAGTTCGAAGCCATGTTCATCAACATGATGATGAAGAGCATGCGCGACGCGACCCCGCAAGAGGGGATGCTGGATAACCAGCAGTCCAAGATGTTTACCGGCATGCTGGATCAGCAGATGAGCCAGAACCTGGCCAAGCGCGGCGTCGGCCTGGCCGACATGCTCACGCGCCAGCTGAACTCGAACCAGATCGGCGCCCAGGCGCTGGCGATCGGCACCGATGGCGCCGCGTATGGCGCCGCCGCCGGCCAGGCCGCCGCTGCCGCCGCGGCCATCGCGCCGCTGCAGGGCATGCCGCCAGGAAAAGACGCGGCCACGATCCTGAAGACCGGCATCACCGCCCCCGGCGTGGCGCCGTTGCCGCTGACCACCGCCAGCGGCCGGGTCCAGACGCCGCACGTGCGCGCCTTCCAGGAAAAGCTGCACGTCCACGCCGCCGAAGCCGAGCGCGCCACCGGCGTGCCGGCCAAGTTCATGCTGGGCCAGGCTGCGCTAGAAAGCGGCTGGGGCAAGCGCATGATCAGGAATAGCGACGGTAGCAATAGCAACAATTTGTTCGGCATCAAGGCCGGCCCCGGCTGGAAGGGCAAGGTCGCCACCGCCGTCACCACCGAATTCGTCAACGGCAAGCCCCAGACCCGGGTAGAAAAGTTCCGCGCCTACGACACGCCGGCCGACTCGTTCAAGGACTACGCCAACATGCTGGTCAAGAATCCGCGCTACGAAAAAGTGCTGGCCAGCGGTGGCGACGCCGCCGCCTTCGCCCAAGGCCTGCAACGCGCCGGCTATGCCACCGACCCGAATTACGCCGCCAAGCTCACCAGTGTGATCAAGCATTCGCTGGCTTGA
- a CDS encoding flagellar basal body P-ring protein FlgI translates to MKISAIAMFCAAVLGAVPTAQAERLKDLASIAGVRQNQLSGYGIVVGLDGTGDQTSQTPFTVQSIQAMLQQKGVNLPPGTQLQLKNVAAVMVTSSLPAFAQPGQTIDITVSSIGNAKSLRGGTLLMTPLHGADGQVYAIGQGNVLVGGVGAQAGGAQVQVNHLSVGKISAGATVERAVASNLGADNQIRLELKDTDFSTAARVVEAINDQFGAGIATALDGRVIRVRTPSSSDQRVAFIGQLESIDVNPARSSAKVIMNARTGSVVMNQSVMLENCAISHGNLTVTVGADTSVSQPAPLTGGRTVVTQTNTVEVKKDPGRVLNVKGGASLAEVVKAMNSIGTTPQDLLAILQALKAAGSLRAELEII, encoded by the coding sequence ATGAAAATTTCCGCGATCGCCATGTTCTGCGCCGCCGTGCTGGGCGCTGTCCCTACCGCCCAGGCCGAACGCCTGAAAGATCTCGCCAGCATTGCCGGCGTGCGCCAGAACCAGTTGTCGGGCTATGGCATCGTCGTGGGCCTGGACGGCACCGGCGACCAGACCAGCCAGACCCCGTTCACGGTGCAGTCGATCCAGGCGATGCTGCAGCAAAAGGGCGTCAACCTGCCGCCGGGCACCCAGCTGCAACTCAAGAACGTCGCGGCGGTCATGGTCACCAGCTCGCTGCCGGCATTTGCCCAGCCCGGCCAGACCATCGACATTACGGTGTCGTCGATCGGCAACGCCAAGAGCCTGCGCGGCGGCACCCTGCTCATGACCCCGTTGCACGGCGCCGATGGCCAGGTGTATGCGATCGGCCAGGGCAATGTGCTGGTCGGCGGCGTCGGCGCCCAGGCGGGCGGGGCGCAGGTGCAGGTCAACCACCTTTCGGTAGGCAAGATCTCGGCCGGCGCTACCGTCGAGCGCGCGGTGGCCTCGAATCTCGGCGCGGACAACCAGATCCGCCTGGAACTGAAAGACACCGATTTCTCGACCGCCGCGCGGGTGGTCGAGGCCATCAACGACCAGTTCGGCGCAGGCATTGCCACGGCACTGGACGGACGCGTGATCCGCGTGCGCACCCCGTCCTCGAGCGACCAGCGGGTGGCCTTCATCGGCCAGCTGGAAAGCATCGATGTCAACCCGGCGCGGAGTTCGGCCAAGGTGATCATGAATGCGCGCACCGGTTCGGTGGTGATGAACCAGTCGGTAATGCTGGAAAACTGCGCGATCTCGCATGGCAACCTGACCGTGACGGTCGGCGCCGATACCAGCGTCAGCCAGCCGGCCCCGTTGACGGGCGGGCGCACGGTGGTGACGCAAACCAACACGGTCGAGGTCAAGAAAGATCCGGGCCGGGTGTTGAACGTCAAGGGCGGCGCCTCGCTGGCCGAAGTGGTCAAGGCGATGAATTCGATCGGCACCACCCCGCAAGACCTGCTGGCCATCCTGCAGGCGCTGAAGGCGGCCGGCTCGCTGCGCGCCGAACTCGAGATCATCTAG
- a CDS encoding flagellar basal body L-ring protein FlgH codes for MKSSFFLVAGLLALAGCSSTPSSIVQGPLSSRPMLVQAAPANDGAIYSAGSYRPMFENRRARHIGDLLTINISERTSAGKSGASTGSKSGSASFTTPGILQAKIGAGVALEGANKFADADTQSASNNFSGTLGVTVTEVLPNGNLIVAGEKQLAMNKGVEYIRFSGMVAPDTIQPGNMVASSLVADARVEYRTNSRVDRAEMSNMFSRFFQSMLPF; via the coding sequence ATGAAATCGTCTTTCTTTCTCGTTGCAGGCTTGCTGGCCCTGGCTGGCTGCTCGAGCACGCCGAGCAGCATCGTGCAGGGTCCGCTATCTTCCCGTCCGATGCTGGTGCAGGCGGCCCCGGCCAACGACGGCGCCATCTACAGTGCCGGCAGCTACCGCCCGATGTTCGAAAACCGCCGCGCGCGTCATATTGGCGACCTGCTGACGATCAACATCAGCGAACGTACCTCGGCCGGCAAGTCCGGCGCCAGCACCGGCAGCAAGTCGGGCAGCGCCAGCTTCACCACCCCGGGCATCCTGCAGGCCAAGATTGGCGCCGGTGTGGCGCTGGAAGGCGCGAACAAGTTCGCTGATGCCGATACCCAGAGCGCGTCGAACAATTTTTCTGGCACGCTGGGCGTGACCGTCACCGAAGTGCTGCCCAACGGCAACCTGATCGTCGCCGGTGAAAAGCAGCTTGCCATGAACAAGGGCGTCGAGTACATCCGCTTCTCGGGCATGGTCGCACCGGACACTATCCAGCCGGGCAACATGGTCGCCTCGTCCCTGGTGGCCGACGCCCGTGTCGAATACCGTACCAACAGCCGGGTCGACCGCGCCGAGATGAGCAATATGTTCTCGCGCTTCTTCCAGTCGATGCTGCCGTTCTGA
- the flgG gene encoding flagellar basal-body rod protein FlgG, producing MIRSLFIAKTGLEAQQTNLDVITNNLANVSTNGFKRSRAVFEDLLYQNVRQPGAQSSQQTNLPSGLQIGTGVRTVATERIFTQGNPQLTGNAKDVMVNGSGFFPVLLPDGTQAYTRDGSFQSDANGQLVTSSGFVVQPAITIPANAESITVGRDGVVSVKLPGTPAPTQVGSLQLATFINPAGLESRGENLYVETGASGNPNLNVPGTNGAGVLMQGYVESSNVNVVEEMVNMIQTQRAYEINSKAITTSDQMLQKLSQL from the coding sequence ATGATCCGATCGCTATTTATTGCCAAGACCGGCCTCGAAGCGCAGCAGACCAACCTCGACGTCATCACCAACAACCTCGCCAACGTCAGCACCAACGGCTTCAAGCGCTCGCGTGCGGTGTTCGAGGACCTGCTGTACCAGAATGTGCGCCAGCCGGGTGCGCAGTCGTCGCAGCAGACCAATTTGCCGTCGGGCCTGCAGATCGGTACCGGTGTGCGCACCGTCGCTACCGAGCGCATCTTCACCCAGGGTAATCCCCAGCTGACCGGCAATGCGAAGGACGTCATGGTCAACGGCTCCGGGTTCTTCCCGGTGCTGCTGCCGGATGGCACCCAGGCCTACACCCGCGACGGCTCGTTCCAGTCCGATGCCAACGGCCAGCTGGTCACGTCCAGCGGTTTCGTGGTGCAGCCCGCCATCACCATTCCGGCCAATGCCGAATCGATTACCGTCGGCCGCGACGGCGTGGTGTCGGTAAAACTGCCGGGTACGCCAGCCCCGACCCAGGTCGGCTCGCTGCAACTGGCCACTTTCATTAACCCGGCCGGCCTGGAGTCGCGCGGCGAGAACCTGTACGTCGAGACCGGCGCTTCGGGCAACCCGAACCTGAACGTTCCGGGTACCAACGGTGCCGGCGTGCTGATGCAAGGCTATGTGGAATCGTCCAACGTCAACGTGGTCGAGGAAATGGTCAACATGATCCAGACCCAGCGCGCCTACGAGATCAACAGCAAGGCGATCACCACGTCCGACCAGATGTTGCAGAAACTGTCCCAGTTATGA